A single genomic interval of Pirellulales bacterium harbors:
- a CDS encoding beta-ketoacyl-[acyl-carrier-protein] synthase family protein — MSPAPEVVITGMGIISPIGIGREAFWDSLAAGRSGVRPYQSFDASGCGVRFGAEVLGFDPKAFVRPRKSLKVMAREIQLGFAAAEMALADAGFSPSIVAPERLGVVFGADTIYSELAEWLPVYRRAMVEGEFEYARWAPSVMSELYPLWLLKYLPNMAACHVAIAHDARGHNNSIVMAEVSSLLAVAEGMRIIERGQADMMIVGAASAMRVHPTSLIFHGDALLSRRNDNPAGACRPFDADRDGMVNGEGAAAFILETRQHSERRGARALARILAASSRFEPVRDGQSLRGTAIQQSIVAALDAARLRPSEIGHVNAHGDGTIEHDRAEAQAIHEVLGNVPVTAPKSFFGNLGAASGAVEIAVSLLAFERGRIAATLNYSRPDPECPVNVVHGAAEPSGKPVALLLNQAPSGQSAALLLAAHS; from the coding sequence ATGTCCCCTGCCCCGGAAGTGGTGATAACTGGAATGGGGATCATTAGCCCCATCGGGATTGGGCGCGAGGCGTTTTGGGATTCGCTCGCAGCCGGCCGGAGCGGCGTGAGGCCGTATCAATCGTTCGACGCCAGCGGCTGCGGCGTGAGGTTCGGGGCCGAAGTGCTCGGTTTCGACCCCAAGGCGTTCGTCCGCCCGCGGAAGAGCCTGAAGGTCATGGCGCGCGAGATTCAATTGGGCTTCGCTGCCGCCGAAATGGCGCTGGCGGATGCCGGATTTTCTCCGTCGATCGTCGCCCCGGAGCGGCTGGGGGTCGTGTTCGGCGCCGATACGATCTATTCCGAGTTGGCCGAATGGTTGCCGGTCTATCGGCGAGCGATGGTTGAGGGCGAATTTGAATACGCTCGTTGGGCGCCGAGCGTGATGAGCGAACTTTACCCACTCTGGCTGCTAAAGTACTTACCGAACATGGCTGCCTGCCATGTGGCGATCGCCCACGACGCTCGGGGGCACAACAACTCGATCGTAATGGCGGAGGTTTCGAGCTTGTTGGCGGTGGCCGAGGGGATGCGGATCATCGAGCGCGGGCAAGCCGACATGATGATCGTCGGCGCGGCCAGCGCGATGCGGGTGCATCCGACTTCGCTGATCTTTCATGGCGATGCGCTGCTCTCACGGCGCAACGACAATCCGGCCGGTGCTTGCCGCCCGTTCGACGCCGATCGCGATGGGATGGTCAACGGCGAAGGGGCCGCCGCTTTCATTCTCGAAACGCGGCAACATTCCGAGCGGCGCGGAGCGCGCGCTCTCGCCCGAATCCTGGCCGCGTCGAGCCGCTTTGAACCAGTTCGCGATGGTCAATCGCTCCGCGGCACCGCGATACAACAATCGATCGTCGCCGCGCTTGATGCGGCGCGGCTCAGACCCTCGGAGATCGGACACGTCAACGCGCACGGCGACGGAACCATCGAGCACGATCGGGCCGAAGCCCAGGCGATTCACGAAGTGCTGGGAAACGTTCCTGTCACCGCCCCGAAGAGTTTCTTCGGCAACCTCGGCGCTGCCAGCGGGGCGGTGGAAATAGCGGTCAGCTTGTTGGCCTTCGAGAGAGGCCGGATCGCAGCGACGCTCAACTATTCGCGCCCCGATCCCGAGTGCCCGGTCAACGTCGTCCACGGCGCCGCGGAACCGTCCGGCAAGCCGGTAGCGCTGCTCCTCAATCAAGCGCCCTCCGGCCAATCCGCTGCGCTGCTGCTAGCGGCCCACAGTTGA
- the phoU gene encoding phosphate signaling complex protein PhoU: MTKHILRQIDNLKQKILYVGTLVEEAIANAISALINRDAALAEKIIANDAVVDRMEVEVEEECLKILALYQPVAADLRFVVATLKINNDLERMGDLAKNIAKRVAYIAKADPVDVPIDFRGMATQAQHMVKQSLDALVNADANLARQVRIEDDMVDASRQRIRQQVLQGIRRIPERTEYLLKLNSVSKHLERLADMATNVAEDVIYMVEGEIVRHQASE, translated from the coding sequence ATGACCAAGCACATCCTGCGTCAGATCGATAATCTCAAGCAGAAGATTCTTTATGTCGGCACGCTCGTCGAGGAAGCGATCGCCAACGCGATCTCGGCCTTGATCAACCGCGATGCGGCGCTGGCCGAGAAAATCATCGCCAACGACGCGGTCGTCGATCGGATGGAAGTTGAGGTCGAGGAAGAATGCCTAAAAATTCTCGCGCTGTATCAGCCGGTTGCCGCCGATCTGCGGTTCGTGGTGGCCACGCTCAAGATCAATAACGATCTCGAGCGGATGGGTGACTTGGCAAAGAATATCGCCAAGCGCGTGGCTTATATCGCGAAGGCGGACCCGGTCGACGTGCCGATCGACTTCCGCGGCATGGCCACGCAGGCGCAACACATGGTCAAGCAAAGCCTCGACGCCCTGGTCAACGCCGACGCCAATTTGGCCCGGCAGGTCCGGATCGAGGACGACATGGTCGATGCGTCTCGGCAGCGAATTCGCCAACAGGTGCTTCAAGGCATTCGCCGCATCCCCGAGCGAACTGAATACCTTCTCAAGCTCAATTCGGTCTCGAAGCACCTCGAGCGCCTGGCCGATATGGCCACGAACGTCGCCGAGGACGTGATCTACATGGTCGAAGGGGAAATCGTTCGCCATCAGGCGAGCGAATGA
- a CDS encoding zinc-dependent alcohol dehydrogenase family protein, which yields MRAMALSAAGSPLIETELPEPRPGAGQLLVQVRACGVCRTDLHVVDGELPDPKLPLVPGHEIVGVVARLGERVERFAIGDRVGVPWLGFTCGKCPYCLSGRENLCDFARFTGYTLDGGYAEFALADERCCFPIPAGYSDAAAAPLMCAGLIGYRSLVMAGDARRLGIYGFGAAAHIITQVARHQRRQVFAFTRPGDEAGQRFARGLGAVWAGDSTAAPPEALDAAIIFAPVGSLVPQALQALAKGGVLVCAGIHMSDIPSFPYRLLWGERTVRSVANLTRRDAEEFLAIAPQIPVRTEVQTFPLTEANEALRRLRCAEIRGAAVLEV from the coding sequence ATGCGCGCGATGGCGCTTTCCGCGGCTGGTTCGCCGCTGATCGAGACGGAGTTGCCCGAGCCTCGGCCGGGCGCGGGTCAGCTTCTGGTGCAGGTTCGGGCCTGCGGTGTTTGCCGCACCGATCTGCATGTCGTGGACGGCGAGCTGCCAGACCCGAAGCTGCCGCTGGTGCCGGGGCATGAGATCGTCGGCGTCGTCGCGCGGCTCGGCGAGCGCGTCGAGCGATTCGCGATCGGCGATCGAGTCGGCGTGCCGTGGCTCGGGTTCACGTGCGGCAAATGTCCCTACTGCCTGTCGGGGCGGGAAAATCTTTGCGACTTCGCTCGCTTCACCGGCTACACGCTCGACGGCGGCTACGCGGAATTCGCGCTCGCCGACGAGCGCTGCTGCTTTCCGATCCCCGCCGGCTATTCCGATGCCGCGGCGGCGCCCCTGATGTGCGCCGGGCTGATCGGGTATCGCTCGCTCGTGATGGCGGGCGACGCGCGGCGGTTGGGCATTTACGGCTTCGGCGCGGCGGCTCACATCATCACTCAAGTGGCGCGACATCAAAGGCGGCAAGTGTTTGCCTTCACGCGGCCGGGAGACGAAGCGGGCCAGCGGTTCGCGCGCGGACTCGGCGCCGTGTGGGCAGGCGATTCGACCGCAGCTCCACCTGAGGCCTTGGACGCCGCGATCATCTTCGCCCCGGTCGGATCGCTCGTGCCGCAGGCTCTGCAAGCGTTGGCCAAGGGGGGCGTCCTCGTTTGCGCCGGCATCCACATGAGCGACATCCCGAGCTTCCCCTATCGGCTGCTGTGGGGCGAGCGAACGGTGCGCTCGGTCGCGAACCTCACTCGCCGTGACGCCGAAGAGTTTCTAGCCATCGCCCCGCAGATCCCCGTCCGCACCGAAGTCCAAACCTTCCCGCTCACCGAAGCCAACGAAGCCCTCCGCCGGCTGCGCTGCGCCGAGATTCGAGGAGCGGCGGTTTTAGAAGTGTAA
- the pstB gene encoding phosphate ABC transporter ATP-binding protein PstB, with translation MTSFNSASPTVGAPSGATVTAPGARPAANSHAAGDRLSAITRGERFPAEVHPSLAKEVPVVKIENFCLWYGQKQALHDVTFSVPLNKVTALIGPSGCGKSTLLRSVNRLNDLLSNVRIEGDMQLNGDSIYRTAVDVIELRKRMGMVFQKPNPFPMSIYENVVYALRIDGIRDRGLLDEVCERSLRGAALWDEVKDRLHESALGLSGGQQQRLCIARAIAAEPEVLLLDEPCSALDPIATGKVEDLIHELRGSYSVLIVTHNMQQASRASDYTAFMYLGHLIEYGPTTDIFTKPVLRETEDYVTGRFG, from the coding sequence ATGACATCTTTCAATTCAGCTTCTCCAACGGTTGGGGCGCCGAGCGGCGCGACCGTCACTGCTCCGGGCGCCCGCCCTGCCGCGAATTCGCACGCTGCGGGAGACCGGCTCTCCGCGATCACCCGTGGCGAGCGATTTCCGGCGGAAGTCCATCCGTCGCTTGCCAAGGAGGTCCCGGTCGTCAAGATCGAAAACTTCTGCCTCTGGTACGGCCAGAAGCAGGCCTTGCACGATGTCACTTTCTCCGTCCCGTTGAACAAAGTGACCGCCCTGATCGGACCCAGCGGTTGCGGCAAATCGACACTATTGCGCTCGGTCAATCGGCTCAACGACCTCTTGAGCAACGTGCGGATCGAAGGCGACATGCAGCTCAACGGCGACTCGATCTACCGCACGGCCGTCGACGTGATCGAGCTGCGCAAGCGGATGGGAATGGTATTCCAGAAGCCGAATCCCTTCCCGATGAGCATCTACGAAAACGTCGTCTATGCCCTGCGGATCGACGGGATTCGCGATCGCGGCCTGTTGGATGAAGTTTGCGAGCGGAGCCTCCGCGGCGCCGCCCTCTGGGACGAAGTGAAGGACCGGCTGCACGAGAGCGCGCTCGGCCTGTCGGGAGGGCAGCAACAGCGGCTCTGTATCGCTCGGGCGATTGCCGCCGAACCGGAAGTGCTGCTCTTGGATGAGCCCTGCTCGGCCCTCGATCCAATCGCCACCGGCAAGGTGGAAGACCTGATTCACGAACTTCGCGGTTCGTACTCCGTATTGATTGTAACCCACAATATGCAGCAGGCCTCGCGGGCCAGTGATTATACTGCGTTCATGTACCTGGGGCATTTAATCGAATACGGCCCCACGACCGACATTTTCACGAAACCCGTTCTTAGGGAAACTGAAGACTACGTGACCGGAAGATTCGGCTGA
- a CDS encoding PstS family phosphate ABC transporter substrate-binding protein yields MLNSSLFKLSLLVSGIAIACGAPAVGAEGAGPVRLAAASTVSTASSLAVAVDKGIPEYKKTSAEVSGSIKIVGSDTMAEVSTGWTEGFRKFYPDVQAEVEAKGSATAPPALIQMTSNFGPMSRDWAKGEIDLFESKFGYKPTVLPAAIDMLAVYVNKDNPIQGLTFQQVDAVFSKNRKGGASKEITTWGDLGLTGEWADKPINLYGRNSASGTYAYFKEHALFKGDYKDTVKEEPGSSAVVQAVTSDKFGMGYSGIGYKTAGVLAVPLALKAGQSFIPAEPANAYSGKYPLARFLYVSVNYKPGSNLDPLRAEFIKYFLSRSGQEEVITNGYLPILPKIATADLKKVGL; encoded by the coding sequence ATGTTGAATTCATCGCTGTTTAAGCTGAGTTTATTGGTTTCGGGAATTGCCATCGCGTGTGGCGCGCCAGCAGTCGGCGCCGAGGGCGCGGGTCCGGTCCGTCTTGCGGCGGCTTCCACCGTTTCGACGGCTTCCTCATTAGCAGTCGCGGTGGATAAGGGCATTCCCGAGTATAAGAAAACCTCGGCCGAGGTATCCGGCTCGATCAAGATCGTCGGCTCCGACACGATGGCCGAAGTGTCGACGGGTTGGACCGAAGGTTTCCGCAAGTTTTATCCCGACGTGCAGGCGGAGGTGGAGGCCAAGGGATCGGCCACCGCGCCCCCCGCGTTGATTCAAATGACGTCGAACTTCGGTCCGATGAGCCGCGATTGGGCAAAGGGTGAGATTGATTTGTTCGAATCTAAGTTCGGCTATAAGCCGACCGTGTTGCCCGCGGCGATCGACATGCTGGCCGTGTATGTGAATAAGGACAATCCGATCCAAGGGCTGACGTTCCAGCAAGTCGACGCGGTGTTCTCGAAGAATCGCAAGGGGGGCGCCTCGAAGGAAATCACGACCTGGGGCGATCTGGGACTGACCGGTGAATGGGCCGACAAGCCCATCAATCTTTACGGCCGCAACTCGGCTTCCGGCACGTACGCCTATTTCAAGGAGCACGCGCTTTTCAAGGGAGACTATAAGGACACGGTAAAGGAAGAGCCGGGCAGCTCCGCCGTGGTTCAGGCCGTGACGAGCGACAAATTCGGCATGGGCTATAGCGGCATCGGCTACAAGACGGCCGGGGTTCTCGCGGTCCCGTTAGCGCTAAAAGCCGGCCAGTCGTTCATCCCCGCCGAACCGGCTAATGCCTACTCGGGCAAGTACCCGCTGGCCCGATTCTTGTACGTCAGCGTGAACTACAAGCCGGGGAGTAACCTCGACCCGTTGCGAGCGGAGTTCATCAAATACTTTTTGAGCCGTAGCGGCCAGGAGGAAGTGATCACCAACGGCTACTTGCCGATCTTGCCGAAGATCGCGACGGCGGATTTGAAGAAGGTCGGGTTGTGA
- a CDS encoding ABC transporter permease subunit, producing the protein MTSELATPAKASPSNKPAARAPRKPTRPKASPFTTLAARGEPMVWLTGGALAVALVMVFGLMGLVVYQGIGTFWPQPVVRVTTVDGKVYLGEIARSEVYRPEDRVFAALPKEAAEQARAAVASAAGQATRRLYRVGNFELTQAPFHWVDDFAASAQERPQWAMVVERLEHGRFYGELQALLIDGKVVVDTPDEAWKKFDEIQPDVRRRWSEALSLDKHELGAIHREEKRARLARIQAGLDYGEDSPQYKAAGEEVERIAKSAREQSKSIQAEIDKLHAENARYQLRLKPVQAAAMDIPADMIVRAYPANQLGFGDKVGIYFSRWREFLLDDPRDSNTAGGYFPAIWGTMAMTLIMTIIVVPFGVLAALYLREYAKAGPITSAVRIAINNLAGVPSVVFGAFGLGFFCYGMGKYIDGGPDNPWPPLIWFAALAAVGLLGVAAFFIGVAGTPRIGALASQRSLSLRRLSMTLWLVSLGVAVLLVAKTPFFHGFFRASLADNDPTFNKGGLLWASLTLALLTAPVVIVATEEALAAVPNSMREGSYACGGSKWQTIRRIVLPRALPGILTGMILAMARGAGEVAPLMLVGVKKYTPELPLDSVFPYVHPDRSFMHLAYMIYDVGFQSPDSEAARPMLFTTTLLLIAIVAFANLAAIWLRKRLRRKFINAQF; encoded by the coding sequence ATGACCTCTGAACTTGCCACGCCGGCCAAAGCTTCGCCATCCAATAAACCGGCTGCTCGCGCCCCGCGAAAGCCGACCCGGCCCAAAGCCTCGCCGTTTACAACGCTCGCCGCGCGAGGCGAACCGATGGTCTGGCTCACGGGCGGGGCGCTCGCCGTCGCGCTGGTCATGGTCTTCGGGCTAATGGGATTGGTCGTGTATCAAGGGATCGGCACCTTCTGGCCGCAGCCGGTCGTGCGAGTGACGACCGTCGATGGCAAAGTGTACCTTGGAGAGATCGCGCGGTCGGAGGTCTATCGCCCAGAGGATCGCGTGTTTGCCGCGCTGCCGAAGGAGGCAGCCGAACAAGCTCGCGCCGCCGTCGCGAGCGCCGCCGGCCAGGCGACGAGGCGGCTCTACCGCGTCGGCAATTTTGAGTTGACCCAGGCGCCATTCCATTGGGTCGATGATTTTGCCGCAAGCGCTCAGGAGCGGCCGCAGTGGGCGATGGTCGTTGAGCGATTGGAGCACGGCCGGTTCTACGGCGAGCTACAGGCGCTCTTGATCGACGGGAAAGTCGTCGTCGACACGCCCGACGAGGCCTGGAAAAAATTCGACGAAATCCAGCCCGACGTTCGCCGCCGTTGGAGCGAAGCCCTCTCGCTCGATAAGCATGAGCTGGGTGCCATCCATCGCGAGGAGAAACGGGCTCGGTTGGCCAGAATTCAGGCGGGGCTCGATTATGGCGAAGATTCTCCGCAGTACAAAGCGGCGGGCGAAGAGGTCGAGCGCATCGCCAAGTCAGCGCGAGAGCAGAGCAAATCGATCCAAGCGGAAATCGACAAGCTGCATGCTGAAAACGCCCGCTATCAGCTTCGCCTCAAGCCGGTTCAAGCCGCGGCGATGGACATCCCGGCGGATATGATCGTGCGCGCCTATCCGGCCAATCAACTCGGTTTCGGCGACAAGGTCGGCATCTACTTCTCCCGATGGAGGGAATTCCTCCTCGACGACCCGCGCGATTCCAACACGGCCGGCGGCTATTTCCCGGCCATCTGGGGCACGATGGCGATGACGCTCATCATGACGATCATCGTCGTGCCGTTCGGAGTGCTCGCCGCGCTATACTTGCGCGAATATGCCAAGGCGGGGCCGATCACCAGCGCCGTGCGGATCGCCATCAATAATCTCGCCGGCGTGCCGAGCGTCGTGTTCGGAGCGTTTGGGTTGGGGTTCTTCTGCTATGGAATGGGAAAGTATATCGACGGCGGGCCGGATAATCCCTGGCCCCCATTGATTTGGTTTGCCGCACTGGCGGCCGTGGGGCTGCTTGGCGTCGCGGCATTCTTTATCGGCGTCGCCGGCACGCCACGAATCGGCGCGCTCGCATCGCAACGCAGCTTAAGCCTCAGACGACTGTCGATGACGCTCTGGCTCGTTTCGCTCGGCGTGGCCGTGCTGCTAGTCGCCAAGACGCCGTTCTTTCATGGGTTTTTCCGGGCGAGCCTGGCGGACAACGATCCGACGTTCAACAAAGGGGGCCTGCTGTGGGCCTCGCTGACGCTAGCTTTGCTCACCGCTCCCGTGGTGATCGTGGCGACGGAAGAGGCGCTGGCCGCGGTGCCCAATTCGATGCGAGAAGGCTCCTATGCCTGCGGAGGAAGCAAATGGCAGACCATCCGACGGATCGTCTTGCCGCGCGCACTCCCCGGAATACTCACCGGGATGATCCTGGCGATGGCTCGTGGGGCGGGCGAGGTCGCGCCGCTGATGCTGGTGGGGGTCAAGAAATACACGCCCGAACTGCCGCTCGACTCCGTCTTCCCGTATGTGCATCCCGATCGCAGCTTCATGCACTTGGCGTATATGATTTATGATGTGGGCTTTCAGAGTCCCGATAGCGAGGCCGCCCGACCGATGCTATTCACGACCACGCTTTTGTTGATCGCGATCGTCGCGTTCGCGAACCTGGCGGCAATCTGGTTGCGCAAGCGGTTGCGGCGGAAATTCATCAATGCTCAATTCTAG
- a CDS encoding PQQ-binding-like beta-propeller repeat protein, producing MLNARQSLGILGWFVGALICYGRLQAEENWPQFRGPDGQGHSAAARVPLTWSETEHIRWKTPIHDRGWSSPVVWGDQIWLTTATADGKKLFAICVDLATGHIIRDLELFDVDSPADTRQYNSYASPTPVIEPGRVYIHFGSYGTACLDTQSGDVLWQRRDLPCNHFRGPGSSPILFENLLILDFDGFDYQYLIALDKQTGRTVWKTDRSVDYGTTDGDMKKSFSTPLVIEAAGRLELISACSKAALAYDPRTGKELWRIRHTGYSSAARPVFGDGLLFINTGFGKANLLAVRPEGDGDLTDTNIAWKLTKSVGSKPSPLLVEGLIYLVHDAGVASCIDAQTGKEVWSKRLGGDFSASPIYAAGRLYFCDEGGKTTVVAAGHKYEELAANTLGDGCKASPAAVGQSLILRTKTTLYRIEEH from the coding sequence ATGCTTAACGCGCGTCAGTCACTCGGTATTCTCGGTTGGTTCGTTGGCGCGCTTATCTGTTATGGCCGGCTACAAGCTGAGGAAAACTGGCCCCAATTTCGCGGCCCGGACGGCCAGGGGCACAGCGCCGCGGCGCGAGTGCCGCTCACTTGGAGCGAAACCGAGCATATTCGCTGGAAGACGCCGATCCACGATCGCGGCTGGTCGAGCCCCGTGGTCTGGGGCGACCAGATTTGGCTCACCACGGCCACTGCCGACGGGAAGAAGTTGTTTGCCATCTGCGTCGATCTGGCCACCGGACACATCATTCGCGATCTGGAACTCTTCGATGTCGATAGCCCGGCCGACACCCGCCAATACAACAGCTACGCCTCGCCGACTCCGGTGATCGAGCCGGGGCGGGTCTACATCCATTTCGGCAGTTACGGCACGGCCTGCCTCGACACGCAGAGCGGCGACGTGCTTTGGCAACGCCGCGATTTGCCCTGCAATCATTTCCGCGGCCCCGGCTCGTCGCCGATCCTGTTCGAAAATCTGCTGATCCTGGATTTCGACGGATTTGACTATCAATATCTGATCGCTCTCGACAAGCAAACCGGCCGGACCGTGTGGAAGACCGACCGCAGCGTGGACTACGGCACGACCGACGGCGATATGAAGAAGTCGTTTTCGACGCCGCTGGTGATCGAAGCGGCGGGGCGATTGGAGTTGATCAGCGCTTGCTCGAAGGCGGCTCTGGCCTACGATCCGCGGACCGGCAAGGAACTCTGGCGAATCCGGCACACCGGGTACTCGTCCGCCGCGCGCCCCGTGTTTGGCGACGGGCTGCTGTTCATCAACACCGGCTTCGGCAAGGCCAATCTGCTGGCAGTGCGGCCGGAAGGGGACGGCGATCTCACGGACACGAACATCGCCTGGAAGCTGACGAAAAGCGTCGGATCGAAGCCGTCGCCGCTGCTCGTCGAAGGTTTGATCTATTTGGTCCACGACGCCGGCGTGGCTTCCTGCATCGATGCCCAGACCGGCAAAGAGGTCTGGAGCAAGCGCCTCGGAGGCGACTTCTCGGCCTCGCCAATCTACGCGGCGGGGCGCCTCTACTTTTGCGACGAGGGCGGAAAGACGACGGTCGTCGCGGCTGGTCACAAGTATGAAGAGTTAGCCGCCAACACGCTCGGCGACGGCTGCAAAGCCTCGCCGGCCGCCGTCGGCCAATCACTCATCCTGCGGACGAAGACGACCTTGTATCGGATTGAAGAGCATTAG
- a CDS encoding ABC transporter permease subunit, producing MTEQRTFTGVRRKRQTKRSVAVGDHVAKGLITVGGVGTIIAVLLVCAYLVSVVIPLFAPARITASEKLADVLDRGPRPLAVGVDEFGLIGWALYPDGRIRAFRMDSGAILQDLTPDKSGLAGVTAASFAVDGQQGAFGFGDGKLRLGRIEFTTKFFEPKDVSDAVRKGTELHAVEMDHGMVTRTPSGQFRLQQLKVELEDPLDSGAKGSVLLVDHVAAPSGSVFCTYMSNGKLRIAAPPAVGGLNLGGEESAKLVGTDLEIPSSVEGPPKYLVISGLGDYVYAAWENGQLLRYEIRDVEKPRLVEDLRIFSEPGAKLTSLVPLLGGFTIVAGDSLGQVRTWFPVIVTDSKDSAGLDGRKMANAQAFAAEGSPVTAMVSSPSGREVAAGYGSGRVRLLFITSQKIVLDQLVQGGNRIDALRVGPKADRVIAAASGGISSWAFDEGHPDATLSGLFLPVWYEGEPNPKQVWQTSGGEGSEPKFGLTPLIFGTLKATFYSMLFGAPLALLAALYTSEFLHPNNRARIKPTIELMASLPSVVLGFLAGLVIAPVFSQVVPASLAALVTVPLTLMLGAYLWQLLPVNLSIRMAWLRFPAMLFVALPVGLAVAGAAGPRVERIMFDGDIKAWLIHQRGSGIPGWMLLLLPLGAIATMLFMTRVVNPWLRGFAGSWGRQRCALIELGKFLIGVCLTVLLVGAVAWILDAVKIDPRGSLVGRYEQLNALVVGFAMGFAIIPLIYTLADDALASVPAHLRSASLGAGATPWQTAVRIVVPTAMSGLFSAVMIGLGRAVGETMIVLMAAGGTPIIDLNLFNGFQTLSAAIASQLPEAAVGSTHARVLFLAALTLFLITFVINTVAEMVRQRFRRRAYDL from the coding sequence ATGACGGAACAGCGAACATTCACGGGCGTCAGGCGCAAGCGCCAGACCAAACGGTCTGTCGCCGTGGGCGACCACGTTGCCAAGGGACTGATCACCGTCGGCGGTGTGGGGACGATTATCGCCGTGTTGCTCGTCTGCGCGTATCTCGTGTCGGTCGTCATCCCACTCTTTGCTCCCGCCAGGATCACGGCTTCGGAAAAGCTGGCGGACGTGCTCGATCGTGGCCCGCGCCCGTTGGCAGTCGGCGTGGATGAATTCGGGCTGATCGGCTGGGCGCTCTATCCCGACGGACGGATCCGCGCGTTTCGGATGGATAGCGGCGCGATACTGCAGGATTTGACTCCGGATAAGTCAGGGCTAGCCGGCGTGACAGCCGCTTCCTTTGCGGTCGACGGACAACAAGGAGCGTTCGGTTTCGGCGACGGTAAGCTACGATTGGGGCGGATCGAATTCACGACGAAGTTCTTCGAGCCGAAGGATGTATCGGACGCCGTGCGGAAGGGGACGGAATTGCACGCCGTTGAGATGGATCACGGAATGGTCACGCGCACGCCGAGCGGTCAGTTCCGTCTTCAACAGTTGAAAGTCGAATTGGAGGATCCGCTGGATAGCGGCGCGAAAGGGTCCGTGCTGTTGGTCGACCATGTGGCCGCTCCTTCGGGAAGCGTCTTCTGCACGTACATGTCGAATGGAAAGCTCCGGATCGCCGCGCCGCCAGCGGTGGGAGGTCTGAATCTCGGAGGCGAAGAGAGCGCCAAGCTCGTCGGCACAGATCTGGAGATTCCCTCATCGGTCGAGGGGCCGCCTAAGTATCTCGTGATCTCCGGATTGGGGGATTACGTCTATGCGGCCTGGGAAAACGGTCAGTTGCTGCGTTACGAAATCCGCGACGTCGAGAAACCGCGACTGGTCGAGGATTTGCGGATCTTCAGCGAACCCGGCGCGAAGCTCACTTCGCTCGTTCCGCTCTTGGGTGGCTTTACGATCGTCGCCGGCGATTCGCTCGGACAGGTGAGAACCTGGTTTCCAGTAATCGTAACCGATAGCAAAGATTCGGCTGGCCTCGACGGTCGCAAAATGGCCAACGCGCAAGCGTTCGCAGCCGAGGGTAGTCCGGTGACGGCGATGGTCTCGTCGCCGAGCGGGCGCGAGGTCGCCGCCGGCTATGGGAGCGGTCGAGTTCGCCTGTTGTTCATCACCAGTCAGAAGATTGTTCTCGATCAACTCGTGCAGGGCGGCAATCGCATCGATGCCCTTCGCGTCGGGCCCAAAGCGGACCGCGTCATTGCCGCGGCTTCCGGCGGAATTAGTAGTTGGGCATTCGACGAAGGACATCCCGATGCGACCCTCTCGGGTCTCTTCCTGCCGGTCTGGTACGAAGGGGAGCCTAATCCGAAACAGGTGTGGCAAACCTCCGGCGGGGAAGGTTCGGAGCCGAAGTTCGGACTGACGCCACTGATCTTCGGCACGCTCAAGGCGACATTTTACTCGATGCTCTTTGGCGCGCCGCTGGCCCTGCTGGCGGCACTCTACACGAGCGAGTTTCTGCACCCCAACAATCGCGCTCGGATCAAGCCCACGATCGAACTCATGGCCAGCCTGCCGAGCGTCGTGCTCGGGTTCTTGGCCGGCTTGGTCATCGCCCCCGTCTTCTCGCAAGTCGTGCCGGCGTCGCTCGCGGCGCTGGTCACCGTGCCGCTGACCTTGATGCTCGGCGCTTATCTGTGGCAATTGTTGCCCGTCAACTTGAGCATCCGGATGGCGTGGCTTCGATTTCCGGCAATGCTGTTCGTGGCTCTCCCAGTCGGATTGGCCGTGGCCGGGGCGGCGGGCCCGCGGGTCGAGCGGATCATGTTCGATGGCGACATCAAAGCCTGGCTCATTCATCAGCGCGGCAGCGGCATCCCGGGCTGGATGCTGCTCTTACTGCCGCTGGGGGCGATTGCCACCATGTTGTTCATGACGCGCGTCGTCAATCCCTGGCTCCGAGGGTTTGCGGGATCGTGGGGCCGCCAGCGCTGCGCTCTCATCGAACTAGGCAAATTCCTGATCGGCGTCTGCCTGACCGTCTTACTGGTCGGAGCGGTCGCGTGGATCCTGGATGCTGTGAAGATCGACCCGCGCGGCAGCTTGGTCGGCCGATATGAACAGCTCAACGCGCTGGTCGTCGGCTTCGCGATGGGTTTTGCGATCATTCCGCTGATTTATACGCTGGCCGACGATGCGCTCGCGTCGGTGCCGGCGCATCTCCGCTCGGCCTCGCTCGGGGCGGGCGCCACGCCGTGGCAGACCGCGGTGCGGATCGTCGTCCCCACGGCGATGAGCGGGCTATTCTCCGCGGTGATGATTGGTCTGGGTCGCGCGGTCGGCGAGACGATGATCGTGTTGATGGCGGCAGGCGGAACGCCGATCATCGACCTGAATCTGTTCAACGGTTTTCAGACGCTTTCGGCGGCGATCGCCTCCCAATTGCCGGAGGCGGCGGTCGGCTCGACCCACGCCCGGGTGTTATTCCTGGCGGCGTTGACGTTGTTTCTAATCACTTTCGTCATCAACACCGTCGCGGAGATGGTGCGGCAGCGGTTCCGCAGGAGGGCGTATGACCTCTGA